One Ornithodoros turicata isolate Travis unplaced genomic scaffold, ASM3712646v1 Chromosome53, whole genome shotgun sequence genomic region harbors:
- the LOC135374322 gene encoding uncharacterized protein LOC135374322, whose amino-acid sequence MNLFTLGRILTDTEKTVTWIHEKGLVPTTMICPRCGHQLVSKPCQRTFGRFRCRRNHPEFCQSTTIGTWFENTRLAPEQVLVLTYCFATKMTFRQAVKEASLDSTMSEATVTDWYSYCREVCTDSLSDVHRGKIGGTNHVVEIDECKIGRRKYQRGRVVEGTWILGLIDVDTKELRLAICPDNKRDKNTLLALIDANVEKGTTIYTDCWKGYCGLSAEGFQHMTVNHQYQFVDPDTGVTTNHIESQWRPLRHRLARGGVTSDNMAHHLTEYLCRLDCTNKHEDPFDRMLSDIKRLYTPGHRTEG is encoded by the coding sequence ATGAACCTCTTCACTCTCGGACGAATACTTACGGACACTGAAAAAACAGTGACATGGATTCACGAGAAAGGATTGGTCCCTACCACCATGATATGCCCCCGTTGTGGCCACCAACTAGTGTCCAAGCCGTGCCAGCGCACTTTCGGTCGCTTTCGGTGCCGCCGCAACCACCCGGAATTTTGCCAGTCCACCACTATCGGGACCTGGTTCGAGAACACTCGATTGGCGCCGGAGCAAGTACTCGTACTCACCTACTGCTTCGCAACAAAAATGACCTTCCGGCAAGCAGTCAAAGAAGCATCCCTGGACAGTACCATGTCCGAGGCGACAGTCACGGACTGGTATTCGTATTGCAGGGAAGTGTGTACTGACTCCCTTTCAGACGTACACAGGGGAAAAATCGGAGGCACAAACCACGTCGTAGAAATCGACGAATGCAAAATAGGCCGACGCAAATATCAACGTGGTCGTGTTGTGGAGGGGACCTGGATCCTGGGCCTTATCGATGTGGACACAAAGGAGCTCCGACTTGCCATTTGTCCTGACAACAAAAGGGACAAAAACACGCTCCTTGCCCTCATCGATGCCAATGTGGAAAAGGGGACCACAATATACACTGACTGCTGGAAGGGCTACTGTGGACTATCCGCTGAAGGCTTCCAGCATATGACCGTCAACCATCAGTACCAGTTTGTGGACCCAGACACCGGTGTGACCACAAACCACATCGAATCACAATGGAGGCCACTCCGACACAGGCTTGCCAGAGGAGGAGTGACCAGCGACAACATGGCACACCACCTCACCGAGTACCTCTGCAGATTGGACTGTACAAACAAACATGAAGACCCTTTCGACAGGATGCTCAGTGACATTAAGCGCCTGTACACACCTGGACATCGCACTGAAGGTTGA